Proteins encoded within one genomic window of Triticum aestivum cultivar Chinese Spring chromosome 2D, IWGSC CS RefSeq v2.1, whole genome shotgun sequence:
- the LOC123053438 gene encoding uncharacterized protein, protein MDRGEPSLKPEWLVRGVATPTVAATGFRPGTSPRADDQDRGASSRNRSSGRDRERSSQQSSSRRGSGPSVSRRHDRDSTVKSRGYASFGRSNRDRGCDKDSDFRDWESRLGLAGDPLRDGFGPFNSCRPESDRLNRIRPKLDTLNRASGVSLDNGNLSRKDAGGMSFEREFPHLSSEDNNGKHDVVRVPSPGIGSPIQSIPLVTAPDGWNSVLAEVPGLSEPSNTQTSSASSRAGSSQQLVVSNCGTALSMAETVMQTPLKISTTPQLSIDAQKIEERTMRQCILRPLTPSSNKNSVSTLSDRLKTKGARAGDSNGSIKTAPQLSAQSSNTSVRTPVKSEVAKPSQPGSFQVLTREQNGAANTSKDSTSNPLSPILGRSSSVEPLKKPLVNQKLKGVINGLPLQLQQGPSGERKSITKAKHKFFEFLRSKSLNGSSTGIGSSSSLINEQKNPCLDLSLFDAGIKCIETGSSSCEDANSCDGSQRHLSDNEETKASLEPLDVFYHGSHGVAAVKDTNSLSDHADAENGSMAPQADKAEATLAIMAADINDGSAKADSSYGDAGLLFVPIVAGEEESYPTEDEPSPEEMAFLKSLGWKEDEVVPPLKQEEIADCLRHNVRLQQKLEECRG, encoded by the exons ATGGACCGAGGTGAGCCCTCATTGAAACCAGAATGGCTGGTGCGCGGGGTTGCCACACCGACAGTAGCTGCCACAGGCTTCCGGCCAGGAACTTCGCCCCGTGCAG ATGATCAAGACAGGGGTGCTTCATCAAGAAACCGATCTTCAGGCCGTGATCGTGAACGGAGCTCCCAACAGTCCTCTTCCCGCAGGGGTTCTGGCCCAAGTGTGTCCAGACGGCATGACCGGGATAGCACAGTGAAGTCAAGAGGGTATGCTAGTTTTGGAAGGAGCAACAGGGACAGGGGTTGTGACAAGGATTCTGATTTCCGTGATTGGGAGAGTAGATTGGGTCTTGCAGGTGACCCACTGCGTGATGGCTTTGGGCCCTTTAACTCATGCAGACCCGAAAGCGATAGGCTTAATCGCATTCGTCCAAAGTTGGACACATTGAATCGAGCATCTGGAGTAAGTTTGGACAATGGTAATCTATCTAGAAAGGATGCTGGCGGCATGTCCTTTGAGCGAGAATTCCCACACCTTAGTTCTGAGGACAACAATGGAAAACATGATGTAGTTAGAGTTCCATCTCCTGGAATTGGCTCCCCAATTCAGAGCATACCATTGGTTACTGCGCCTGATGGCTGGAACTCAGTGCTAGCAGAAGTCCCTGGACTTAGTGAGCCAAGTAATACCCAGACCTCTTCTGCTTCATCACGTGCTGGTTCCAGTCAGCAGCTTGTAGTGTCGAACTGTGGGACTGCCTTAAGCATGGCTGAAACAGTAATGCAGACTCCATTAAAAATTTCCACCACACCTCAG CTATCGATTGACGCTCAGAAGATTGAAGAAAGAACTATGAGGCAGTGTATTCTAAGACCTCTGACGCCTTCATCAAACAAAAATTCT GTATCTACTTTGTCAGATAGGTTAAAAACGAAAGGTGCAAGAGCTGGGGATTCTAATGGTTCTATCAAAACTGCACCCCAACTGTCAGCACAGTCTTCCAATACCTCTGTTCGTACTCCAGTCAAATCTGAGGTTGCCAAGCCATCTCAACCAGGATCCTTTCAAGTCCTGACCCGTGAGCAGAATGGTGCTGCAAATACCTCAAAAGACTCCACTAGCAATCCTTTAAGCCCTATTCTAGGTCGATCTTCTTCAGTGGAACCACTGAAAAAGCCCCTTGTCAACCAAAAGCTTAAAGGTGTCATAAATGGCCTCCCTTTGCAATTACAACAAGGTCCATCTGGTGAGAGAAAATCAATAACAAAAGCCAAGCATAAATTCTTTGAGTTTCTGCGGAGCAAGTCTTTAAATGGTTCAAGCACGGGTATTGGGTCCTCATCTAGCTTGATTAATGAACAGAAGAACCCATGTCTTGATTTATCCTTGTTTGACGCTGGAATCAAGTGTATTGAGACTGGAAGTAGTTCTTGTGAGGATGCAAATTCTTGTGATGGGTCTCAGCGACACCTCTCTGACAATGAGGAAACAAAGGCATCTTTGGAACCTCTTGATGTTTTTTATCATGGGTCCCATGGGGTTGCAGCTGTCAAGGATACCAACTCTTTATCAGATCATGCTGATGCCGAAAATGGATCTATGGCGCCTCAGGCAGACAAGGCTGAAGCTACTCTGGCCATTATGGCAGCAGATATAAATGATGGTTCCGCAAAGGCAGACTCCAGCTATGGTGATGCCGGTTTGTTGTTTGTGCCCATTGTAGCTGGGGAAGAGGAATCATATCCTACTGAAGATGAACCTAGTCCAGAAGAAATGGCTTTCCTGAAATCTCTTGGCTGGAAAGAAGACGAAGTAGTTCCGCCTCTGAAACAGGAAGAGATAGCTGATTGT TTAAGGCACAACGTGAGGCTGCAGCAGAAGCTTGAGGAATGCAGGGGCTAA